In Micromonospora ferruginea, the sequence GGACTCCACGGAGCCGAGCCGGCGGACGGCTCGTCGGCGAACGGCGGGGCGACGGGCGGACTCCACGGCCGGGATCCGGTGGACGTTCCGGACCCGGCGGGCGACGCCGCGCCGGCACGCGAACCGGCGGGCGACGCCGCGCCGGCACGCGAACCGGTGGACGACGCCGCGCCGGCACGCGAACCGGCGGATGACGCCGCGCCGGCGGGCGGCTCGTCGGCGGGCGGCGCACCGGCCGGCGACGGACTCCACGGCCGGGATCCGGTGGACGGCGCGGCGTCGGCACGCGGACCGGCGGCCGGGCGAGGGCCGGATCGGGGAGGCGCTCCGGCGGGGGCGGGGAGGCGGCCGGGGGCAGCGCGAGGAAGGGCCAGCCGGAACGCCGGGAGCCGGCCGGCGGCGGGGCGGAGTAGTCGGCCATGGCGTGACTCAGGGCCGGGCGGCGCCGGAGTTGCGGCGGGACGCGGCCACGCCGAGCCCGGCGCCGACCACGGTCAGCGCCAGCCCGACGGGCACCAGCAGGCCGCCGAGGCCGGGGCCGGCGGTGCCGCCGAAGCCGGTGGCCGGGCCCCGGCTGGGGAAGTGACTCGGCGGCCGGGTGTGCTGGCCCTGCTTGACCACCTGGAGCATGGTGGACGCGGTCTCCCCGCTCGGGCATTCGAGTTTGACCCGGTAGTTGCCGGGCCGGGTGCGCTCGTTGACCATCGGCGAGGCGGTGAGCAGGCCGCGCTGCGGCTGCACCTGGATCTTGCCGAAGGCGTCGGAGGCCACGATCGCCGGCACCGAGTTGTCACGGCAACTGGCCCGGATGCCGACCAGGTAGCCCGGCTCCACCGTGCTCGGGGTGACCTCCACGAAGACCACGTCGGCGGGCTGCTGCTCGGGCACCGGCTCGGCGGCGCGCGGCGCGGCCTGGACGGCCGCCGCGCCGAACAGCGGGGCGGCGCACGCGACCATCGCGGCCAGCAACGCCGCACGTCCCCTGACTGACCCCATGACCCCTCCCGGCGTACGGGATGAATCCTCTCACCCCCGGCCGCACCTCACATCCGATCGGCGCGACGGTCGCGTAGGCTCGGGTCGCTGTGACCACCACCGACGTTCCCGCCGCCCGCATCCGCACCTTCCATCCGCGTCGCGGGCGGATGAGCGACCGGCAGCGCGACGCGCTGACCCGGCTCTGGCCCGCGTACGGCCTGGAGATCGCCGCCCTCGACGGGTCGTGCGATCCGGCGGCGCTGTTCGGACGGCGGGCGCCGCTGGTGCTGGAGATCGGCTCCGGCATGGGCGACGCCACCGCCGCCATGGCGGCGGCCGACCCGAGCCGACACTATCTGGCGGTCGAGGTGCACACGCCGGGAATCGCCAACCTGCTGGAGCTGGTGGAGCGGCACCGGCTGGCGAACGTACGGGTCGCCGAGGGCGACGCGTTGGACCTGGTCCGGGCCATGCCGGAGGGGTGCCTGGACGCGGTGCACGTCTACTTCCCGGACCCGTGGCCGAAGACCCGGCACCACAAGCGGCGGATCATCCAGCCGGCGCACGTGGCGTTGCTGCGATCCCGGCTGGCGCCCGGTGGCACGCTGCACTGCGCCACCGACTGGGCCGAGTACGCGGAGTCGATGCGCGAGACGCTGACCGCCGACCCGGAGCTGGTCGACGTGCACGGCGGCTACGCGCCCCGGCCGGCGCACCGGCCGGTGACCAAGTTCGAGCGGCGCGCGCAGACCGCGGGCCGGGAGGTCTTCGACCTGATCCACCGGCGGCGCTGAACCCGGTTGGCGCGGCGTGGTGGGATCCAGGCACGATGGGAGCCGCCATGACTCTCACCGCCGCGCTGCCGAAGACCGCCGACCCCGACACCCTCTACGACGCGTTCGCCTCCTGGGCGTCCGAGCGCGGTCTCGACCTCTATCCGCACCAGGAGGAGGCGGTCATCGAGATCGTCTCCGGCGCGAACGTGATCATGAATACGCCGACCGGCTCGGGCAAGAGCCTGGTGGCGATCGCGGCGCACTTCGCGGCGCTGGCCGACGACCGGACCAGCTTCTACACCGCGCCGATCAAGGCGCTGGTGTCGGAGAAGTTCTTCGCGCTCTGCGAGGTCTTCGGCGCGGAGAACGTCGGCATGCTCACCGGCG encodes:
- the trmB gene encoding tRNA (guanosine(46)-N7)-methyltransferase TrmB, which codes for MTTTDVPAARIRTFHPRRGRMSDRQRDALTRLWPAYGLEIAALDGSCDPAALFGRRAPLVLEIGSGMGDATAAMAAADPSRHYLAVEVHTPGIANLLELVERHRLANVRVAEGDALDLVRAMPEGCLDAVHVYFPDPWPKTRHHKRRIIQPAHVALLRSRLAPGGTLHCATDWAEYAESMRETLTADPELVDVHGGYAPRPAHRPVTKFERRAQTAGREVFDLIHRRR